A portion of the Saccharospirillaceae bacterium genome contains these proteins:
- a CDS encoding ethanolamine ammonia-lyase subunit EutB, whose translation MSYQISLGQQQFVFNDLKTLMAKATPLRSGDCLAGVAARDEQERVAAQLTLAQVPLKTFLQECLIPYEDDEVTRLIIDEHDADAFKPVSHLTVGDFRNWLLSEQATTASLQQLSPGLTPEMVAAVSKIMRIQDLILVANKCEVVTRFRNTIGLKGHLSTRLQPNHPTDDPAGVAASVLDGLLYANGDAVIGINPASDNIEAVTTLMTMLDDVIQHYQIPTQSCVLTHVTTHIEAINRGAPVDLIFQSIAGTQGANDSFGVNLNILQEAYDAGLSLKRGTVGNNLMYFETGQGSALSANAHHGVDQQTCEVRAYAVARKFNPLLVNTVVGFIGPEYLYNGKQIIRAGLEDHFCGKLLGLPMGCDICYTNHAEADQDDMDMLLTQFAAAGGTFIMGIPGSDDIMLNYQTTSFHDALYARELLGLKPAPEFEAWLKQIGIFNQHNHLAFGGQQLPDAFKHVLAQ comes from the coding sequence ATGAGTTATCAGATTTCCCTGGGACAACAGCAGTTTGTTTTTAATGACCTGAAAACGTTGATGGCCAAAGCCACACCATTACGCTCGGGTGACTGCCTGGCTGGAGTTGCCGCCCGCGACGAACAAGAGCGGGTAGCAGCACAATTAACTCTGGCTCAGGTGCCTTTAAAAACGTTTCTGCAGGAATGTCTGATTCCCTACGAAGACGATGAAGTGACACGGCTGATTATCGACGAACACGACGCCGATGCGTTTAAACCAGTGAGTCATTTAACGGTAGGAGATTTCCGTAACTGGCTATTGAGTGAACAAGCCACCACAGCCAGTCTGCAACAGCTGTCTCCCGGACTGACACCAGAAATGGTCGCCGCCGTCAGTAAAATAATGCGCATCCAGGATTTAATTCTGGTTGCCAATAAATGTGAAGTGGTCACACGCTTCCGCAATACCATCGGGCTAAAAGGCCACCTGTCCACCCGACTTCAGCCCAATCACCCGACCGATGATCCTGCTGGCGTCGCCGCCTCTGTATTAGATGGGTTGTTATATGCCAACGGCGATGCCGTTATTGGTATCAACCCCGCCAGTGACAATATTGAAGCCGTCACTACATTAATGACCATGCTGGATGACGTTATTCAGCATTATCAGATTCCGACTCAAAGCTGTGTATTAACCCACGTCACCACCCATATTGAAGCCATTAACCGCGGAGCGCCGGTTGATCTGATTTTTCAGTCCATTGCCGGCACCCAGGGCGCCAATGACTCATTTGGCGTAAACCTGAATATTCTGCAAGAAGCCTATGATGCTGGCCTGAGCCTCAAGCGCGGCACAGTGGGTAACAACCTGATGTATTTTGAAACTGGCCAGGGAAGCGCCCTCTCCGCCAACGCTCATCACGGTGTTGATCAGCAGACTTGTGAAGTCAGAGCCTATGCTGTGGCACGCAAGTTTAATCCCTTGCTGGTGAACACTGTGGTGGGCTTTATCGGTCCGGAGTATTTGTATAACGGCAAACAGATTATTCGTGCGGGATTAGAAGATCATTTTTGTGGCAAATTGTTAGGCCTGCCGATGGGCTGCGATATTTGTTACACCAATCACGCCGAGGCAGATCAGGACGATATGGATATGTTACTGACTCAGTTTGCTGCCGCAGGAGGAACTTTTATTATGGGAATCCCCGGTTCTGACGACATTATGCTGAATTATCAAACCACCTCCTTCCACGATGCGTTGTACGCCCGTGAACTGCTGGGGTTAAAACCAGCGCCGGAATTTGAAGCCTGGCTGAAGCAAATTGGAATTTTTAATCAGCACAATCATTTGGCTTTTGGTGGTCAACAACTGCCTGACGCTTTTAAGCACGTACTTGCTCAATGA
- the eutC gene encoding ethanolamine ammonia-lyase subunit EutC, whose translation MTNDFIHDNPWQSLRRYTDARIGLGRAGISLTTDVHLQFQLAHARARDAVHLPLDFTALKQQLEDCGTSSSSIFKVRSQASDRAMYLQRPDLGRLLHEEDQRQLQQVTPTEFDIAFVIADGLSSAAVSHHASNMLLAITSALAATSLTAGPVVLAEQARVAIGDPIGEALNARMLVMLIGERPGLSSPDSLGCYFTWQPQSGKNDAHRNCISNIRLEGLSYEEATHKLMYLILEAHRRQLSGVNLKDESDNGKQRLEKSPANLLLQSQ comes from the coding sequence ATGACCAATGATTTTATTCACGATAACCCCTGGCAGAGTCTGCGTCGCTACACCGATGCCCGTATTGGCTTAGGCCGGGCTGGCATCAGTCTGACTACTGATGTGCATCTGCAATTTCAGCTGGCTCATGCCAGAGCCAGAGATGCGGTGCACCTGCCGCTGGATTTTACTGCATTAAAACAACAATTGGAGGATTGCGGTACAAGCTCGTCATCCATTTTTAAGGTACGCAGCCAGGCATCAGATCGTGCAATGTATTTACAACGCCCGGATCTGGGCAGACTGTTGCATGAGGAGGATCAACGGCAACTGCAACAGGTAACTCCAACGGAGTTTGATATCGCATTTGTGATTGCTGATGGCTTGTCATCGGCGGCTGTCAGTCATCATGCCAGCAATATGTTGTTGGCGATTACCTCGGCACTGGCCGCCACATCGTTAACTGCCGGTCCGGTTGTTCTGGCAGAACAGGCACGGGTCGCCATTGGTGATCCAATCGGAGAAGCGTTAAACGCACGTATGTTAGTGATGTTAATTGGCGAACGTCCGGGCCTGAGTTCACCCGATTCCTTAGGATGTTATTTCACCTGGCAGCCACAAAGTGGCAAAAACGATGCTCACCGTAATTGTATTTCTAATATCCGGCTTGAAGGGCTGAGCTACGAAGAAGCGACACACAAACTGATGTATCTGATTTTGGAAGCGCATCGACGCCAGCTGTCGGGCGTTAACCTGAAAGATGAATCCGATAACGGCAAACAGAGGCTGGAAAAGAGTCCGGCTAACTTACTGCTGCAATCTCAATGA